A single region of the Panthera tigris isolate Pti1 chromosome B1, P.tigris_Pti1_mat1.1, whole genome shotgun sequence genome encodes:
- the BEND4 gene encoding BEN domain-containing protein 4 isoform X1 has protein sequence MEEEMQPAEEGPSVPKIYKQRSPYSVLKTFPSKRPALAKRYDRPTLVELPHVRPPPPPPPPFAPHAAVSISSSEPPPPQQFQAQSTYPAGPGRAAAAASSSSPSCTPAASQGHLRTPAPPPASPAASSSSSFAAVVRYGPGPAAAAGSSSAGSDGASLELSAASSSNRRSLTYTRMDAPVQTSRLWHHGLSLGEWLREESSTGPRSSLKSRMILDAFAQQCSRVLSLLNCGGKLLDSNHSQSMISCVKQEGSSYTERQEQCHVGKGVHSQTSDNVDIDMQYMQRKQQTSAFLRVFTDSLQNYLLSGSFPTPNTSSVSEYGHLADVDPLSTSPVHTLGGWTSPATSESHGHPSSSTLPEEEEEEEEEGYCPRCQELEQEVISLQQENEELRRKLESIPVPCQTVLDYLKTVLQHHNQLLIPQPADQPAEGSKQLLNNYPVYITSKQWDEAVNSSKKDGRRLLRYLIRFVFTTDELKYSCGLGKRKRSVQSGETGPERRPLDPVKVTCLREFIRMHCTSNPDWWMPSEEQINKVFSDAVGHARQGRAVGTFLHNGGSFYEGIDHQASQDEVFNKNSQDGSGD, from the exons ATGGAGGAGGAGATGCAGCCGGCGGAGGAGGGGCCCAGCGTCCCCAAAATCTACAAGCAGCGCAGCCCCTACAGCGTCCTCAAGACGTTCCCCAGCAAGAGACCCGCGCTGGCCAAGCGCTACGACAGACCCACCCTGGTGGAGCTGCCGCACgtccggccgccgccgccgcccccgccgccttTCGCGCCGCACGCCGCCGTCTCCATCAGCAGCagcgagccgccgccgccgcagcagTTCCAGGCGCAGAGCACCTACCCCGCCGGGCCCGGCCGGGCAGCCGCCGCCGCGTCGTCGTCGTCTCCATCGTGCACGCCCGCCGCGTCCCAGGGCCACCTGAGGACTCCGGCGCCGCCGCCGGCGTCCCCCGCCGCCTCATCATCCTCGTCCTTCGCCGCCGTCGTCAGGTATGGCCCGGGCCCGGCGGCCGCCGCGGGCAGCAGCAGCGCGGGCAGCGACGGCGCCAGCCTGGAGCTCAGCGCAG cttcatCTTCTAATAGGAGGAGCCTCACATACACACGAATGGATGCCCCCGTCCAAACTTCCAGGCTCTGGCACCATGGTCTGTCCTTGGGAGAATGGCTCAGGGAAGAGTCCAGCACAGGCCCTCGAAGCAGTTTAA AGAGTCGTATGATCTTGGATGCCTTTGCCCAGCAGTGCAGTCGAGTTCTTAGTCTCTTAAATTGTGGAGGAAAACTACTGGACTCCAACCATTCTCAATCCATGATTTCTTGTGTCAAGCAGGAAGGCTCGAGTTATACTGAGAGACAGGAACAGTGTCACGTCGGGAAAGGGGTCCACAGTCAGACGTCAGATAATGTAGACATAGACATGCAAtatatgcaaaggaaacaacaaacttCTGCCTTTTTGAGGGTTTTCACTGACTCCCTACAAAATTACCTGCTCTCGGGGAGCTTTCCAACTCCAAACACCTCATCAGTCAGTGAGTATGGCCACCTGGCCGACGTGGATCCTCTGTCAACCTCCCCCGTGCATACACTAGGTGGCTGGACCTCCCCGGCGACATCCGAATCCCATGGTCACCCATCCTCTTCTACACTGcccgaggaggaagaggaggaggaagaggaaggctaCTGTCCTAGATGCCAAGAGCTGGAGCAGGAGGTTATTTCACTGCAACAAGAAAATGAAGAGCTCAGACGGAAATTAGAGAGCATCCCAG TGCCCTGCCAGACCGTTCTGGATTATTTGAAGACTGTGCTGCAGCATCACAACCAGCTCCTGATCCCCCAGCCAGCCGACCAGCCCGCCGAG GGAAGCAAGCAGCTGTTGAACAACTATCCTGTCTACATAACGAGCAAACAGTGGGACGAGGCGGTAAATTCTTCAAAGAAAGATGGGAGACGGCTCCTTCGATACCTCATCAGATTTGTTTTCACAACCGATGAGCTTAAGTACTCATGCGGccttgggaaaaggaaaaggtcaGTGCAGTCAGGAGAGACAGGTCCTGAAAGACGCCCTCTGGATCCAGTTAAAGTAACATGCCTCCGAG AATTCATTAGGATGCACTGTACCTCCAACCCCGACTGGTGGATGCCCTCTgaggaacaaataaacaaagtgtTCAGCGACGCTGTGGGTCATGCCCGGCAGGGGCGGGCAGTAGGGACTTTCCTGCACAACGGTGGCTCGTTTTATGAAGGGATCGATCACCAGGCTTCCCAGGATGAGGTCTTCAATAAAAATTCCCAGGATGGGTCTGGGGATTAG
- the BEND4 gene encoding BEN domain-containing protein 4 isoform X2, producing MEEEMQPAEEGPSVPKIYKQRSPYSVLKTFPSKRPALAKRYDRPTLVELPHVRPPPPPPPPFAPHAAVSISSSEPPPPQQFQAQSTYPAGPGRAAAAASSSSPSCTPAASQGHLRTPAPPPASPAASSSSSFAAVVRYGPGPAAAAGSSSAGSDGASLELSAESRMILDAFAQQCSRVLSLLNCGGKLLDSNHSQSMISCVKQEGSSYTERQEQCHVGKGVHSQTSDNVDIDMQYMQRKQQTSAFLRVFTDSLQNYLLSGSFPTPNTSSVSEYGHLADVDPLSTSPVHTLGGWTSPATSESHGHPSSSTLPEEEEEEEEEGYCPRCQELEQEVISLQQENEELRRKLESIPVPCQTVLDYLKTVLQHHNQLLIPQPADQPAEGSKQLLNNYPVYITSKQWDEAVNSSKKDGRRLLRYLIRFVFTTDELKYSCGLGKRKRSVQSGETGPERRPLDPVKVTCLREFIRMHCTSNPDWWMPSEEQINKVFSDAVGHARQGRAVGTFLHNGGSFYEGIDHQASQDEVFNKNSQDGSGD from the exons ATGGAGGAGGAGATGCAGCCGGCGGAGGAGGGGCCCAGCGTCCCCAAAATCTACAAGCAGCGCAGCCCCTACAGCGTCCTCAAGACGTTCCCCAGCAAGAGACCCGCGCTGGCCAAGCGCTACGACAGACCCACCCTGGTGGAGCTGCCGCACgtccggccgccgccgccgcccccgccgccttTCGCGCCGCACGCCGCCGTCTCCATCAGCAGCagcgagccgccgccgccgcagcagTTCCAGGCGCAGAGCACCTACCCCGCCGGGCCCGGCCGGGCAGCCGCCGCCGCGTCGTCGTCGTCTCCATCGTGCACGCCCGCCGCGTCCCAGGGCCACCTGAGGACTCCGGCGCCGCCGCCGGCGTCCCCCGCCGCCTCATCATCCTCGTCCTTCGCCGCCGTCGTCAGGTATGGCCCGGGCCCGGCGGCCGCCGCGGGCAGCAGCAGCGCGGGCAGCGACGGCGCCAGCCTGGAGCTCAGCGCAG AGAGTCGTATGATCTTGGATGCCTTTGCCCAGCAGTGCAGTCGAGTTCTTAGTCTCTTAAATTGTGGAGGAAAACTACTGGACTCCAACCATTCTCAATCCATGATTTCTTGTGTCAAGCAGGAAGGCTCGAGTTATACTGAGAGACAGGAACAGTGTCACGTCGGGAAAGGGGTCCACAGTCAGACGTCAGATAATGTAGACATAGACATGCAAtatatgcaaaggaaacaacaaacttCTGCCTTTTTGAGGGTTTTCACTGACTCCCTACAAAATTACCTGCTCTCGGGGAGCTTTCCAACTCCAAACACCTCATCAGTCAGTGAGTATGGCCACCTGGCCGACGTGGATCCTCTGTCAACCTCCCCCGTGCATACACTAGGTGGCTGGACCTCCCCGGCGACATCCGAATCCCATGGTCACCCATCCTCTTCTACACTGcccgaggaggaagaggaggaggaagaggaaggctaCTGTCCTAGATGCCAAGAGCTGGAGCAGGAGGTTATTTCACTGCAACAAGAAAATGAAGAGCTCAGACGGAAATTAGAGAGCATCCCAG TGCCCTGCCAGACCGTTCTGGATTATTTGAAGACTGTGCTGCAGCATCACAACCAGCTCCTGATCCCCCAGCCAGCCGACCAGCCCGCCGAG GGAAGCAAGCAGCTGTTGAACAACTATCCTGTCTACATAACGAGCAAACAGTGGGACGAGGCGGTAAATTCTTCAAAGAAAGATGGGAGACGGCTCCTTCGATACCTCATCAGATTTGTTTTCACAACCGATGAGCTTAAGTACTCATGCGGccttgggaaaaggaaaaggtcaGTGCAGTCAGGAGAGACAGGTCCTGAAAGACGCCCTCTGGATCCAGTTAAAGTAACATGCCTCCGAG AATTCATTAGGATGCACTGTACCTCCAACCCCGACTGGTGGATGCCCTCTgaggaacaaataaacaaagtgtTCAGCGACGCTGTGGGTCATGCCCGGCAGGGGCGGGCAGTAGGGACTTTCCTGCACAACGGTGGCTCGTTTTATGAAGGGATCGATCACCAGGCTTCCCAGGATGAGGTCTTCAATAAAAATTCCCAGGATGGGTCTGGGGATTAG
- the BEND4 gene encoding BEN domain-containing protein 4 isoform X3 codes for MEEEMQPAEEGPSVPKIYKQRSPYSVLKTFPSKRPALAKRYDRPTLVELPHVRPPPPPPPPFAPHAAVSISSSEPPPPQQFQAQSTYPAGPGRAAAAASSSSPSCTPAASQGHLRTPAPPPASPAASSSSSFAAVVRYGPGPAAAAGSSSAGSDGASLELSAASSSNRRSLTYTRMDAPVQTSRLWHHGLSLGEWLREESSTGPRSSLKSRMILDAFAQQCSRVLSLLNCGGKLLDSNHSQSMISCVKQEGSSYTERQEQCHVGKGVHSQTSDNVDIDMQYMQRKQQTSAFLRVFTDSLQNYLLSGSFPTPNTSSVSEYGHLADVDPLSTSPVHTLGGWTSPATSESHGHPSSSTLPEEEEEEEEEGYCPRCQELEQEVISLQQENEELRRKLESIPVPCQTVLDYLKTVLQHHNQLLIPQPADQPAEGSKQLLNNYPVYITSKQWDEAVNSSKKDGRRLLRYLIRFVFTTDELKYSCGLGKRKRIH; via the exons ATGGAGGAGGAGATGCAGCCGGCGGAGGAGGGGCCCAGCGTCCCCAAAATCTACAAGCAGCGCAGCCCCTACAGCGTCCTCAAGACGTTCCCCAGCAAGAGACCCGCGCTGGCCAAGCGCTACGACAGACCCACCCTGGTGGAGCTGCCGCACgtccggccgccgccgccgcccccgccgccttTCGCGCCGCACGCCGCCGTCTCCATCAGCAGCagcgagccgccgccgccgcagcagTTCCAGGCGCAGAGCACCTACCCCGCCGGGCCCGGCCGGGCAGCCGCCGCCGCGTCGTCGTCGTCTCCATCGTGCACGCCCGCCGCGTCCCAGGGCCACCTGAGGACTCCGGCGCCGCCGCCGGCGTCCCCCGCCGCCTCATCATCCTCGTCCTTCGCCGCCGTCGTCAGGTATGGCCCGGGCCCGGCGGCCGCCGCGGGCAGCAGCAGCGCGGGCAGCGACGGCGCCAGCCTGGAGCTCAGCGCAG cttcatCTTCTAATAGGAGGAGCCTCACATACACACGAATGGATGCCCCCGTCCAAACTTCCAGGCTCTGGCACCATGGTCTGTCCTTGGGAGAATGGCTCAGGGAAGAGTCCAGCACAGGCCCTCGAAGCAGTTTAA AGAGTCGTATGATCTTGGATGCCTTTGCCCAGCAGTGCAGTCGAGTTCTTAGTCTCTTAAATTGTGGAGGAAAACTACTGGACTCCAACCATTCTCAATCCATGATTTCTTGTGTCAAGCAGGAAGGCTCGAGTTATACTGAGAGACAGGAACAGTGTCACGTCGGGAAAGGGGTCCACAGTCAGACGTCAGATAATGTAGACATAGACATGCAAtatatgcaaaggaaacaacaaacttCTGCCTTTTTGAGGGTTTTCACTGACTCCCTACAAAATTACCTGCTCTCGGGGAGCTTTCCAACTCCAAACACCTCATCAGTCAGTGAGTATGGCCACCTGGCCGACGTGGATCCTCTGTCAACCTCCCCCGTGCATACACTAGGTGGCTGGACCTCCCCGGCGACATCCGAATCCCATGGTCACCCATCCTCTTCTACACTGcccgaggaggaagaggaggaggaagaggaaggctaCTGTCCTAGATGCCAAGAGCTGGAGCAGGAGGTTATTTCACTGCAACAAGAAAATGAAGAGCTCAGACGGAAATTAGAGAGCATCCCAG TGCCCTGCCAGACCGTTCTGGATTATTTGAAGACTGTGCTGCAGCATCACAACCAGCTCCTGATCCCCCAGCCAGCCGACCAGCCCGCCGAG GGAAGCAAGCAGCTGTTGAACAACTATCCTGTCTACATAACGAGCAAACAGTGGGACGAGGCGGTAAATTCTTCAAAGAAAGATGGGAGACGGCTCCTTCGATACCTCATCAGATTTGTTTTCACAACCGATGAGCTTAAGTACTCATGCGGccttgggaaaaggaaaag AATTCATTAG